In one Cellulomonas sp. JZ18 genomic region, the following are encoded:
- a CDS encoding DEAD/DEAH box helicase, whose amino-acid sequence MAGAGQRRSGRARPAGGGRGENGAAPRRRARRRDEEGIIPVLAGIAREVDDVVRRPPTRPALRTKFQVVALLVREERARVMADDELTQAKRSEQLKRLDGVATMLARIAARDTSLLALLSEDARVSDAARAYKATVMREGGLESPPEPEPTPPPEPVPGVEKRVVPRSAIARQMANPFLAPDFEAAAERLARPRRLAGWELLEPLFRSFEDASPGAPACMELPEPRHVPVPLGRELMPHQAKVVAAAARGHRTFLLADEPGLGKTAQALLSAQAADAFPLLVVVPNVVKTNWAREVGLWTPLRRATVVHGDGDEVDAFADVVIVNYDILDRHVGWLGDLGFRGMVVDEAHFIKNKTSQRSQHVLALSERIRERTARPLLMALTGTPLINDIEDFRAIWQYLGWIDDEKPLGRLMTALEDTGLTPADRGFSAAARAAVIDMGIVRRRKADVVADIPARRVADLPVELDGAAGRSVRAAEEALARRLVSRYRAALEARDGGGAVVHGVDRELARRVAAAELKDSSSKTGGDNVFTMVRRIGQAKAGLAADYAAQLARNVGKVVFFAKHVDVMDAAEQTFADRGIRYASIRGEQTTRVREKNIKAFVEDPEVQVVVCSLTAAGVGLNLQVASNLVLAELSWTYAEQTQAIDRVHRIGQAEPVTAWRVIAAQTIDARIAELIDSKSGLAARALDGAAEEDVTSSADVQVDALVGLLTDALSDGVA is encoded by the coding sequence GTGGCAGGAGCTGGCCAGCGCCGGTCCGGTCGCGCGCGCCCGGCCGGCGGTGGCCGGGGCGAGAACGGCGCCGCACCGCGCCGCCGCGCCCGGCGACGCGACGAGGAGGGGATCATCCCCGTCCTCGCCGGCATCGCGCGCGAGGTCGACGACGTCGTGCGGCGACCGCCGACGCGCCCCGCGCTGCGTACGAAGTTCCAGGTCGTCGCGCTGCTCGTCCGTGAGGAGCGCGCCCGCGTCATGGCGGACGACGAGCTGACCCAGGCCAAGCGCAGCGAGCAGCTCAAGCGGCTCGACGGCGTCGCGACGATGCTCGCCCGCATCGCCGCCCGCGACACGTCGCTGCTCGCGCTGCTCTCCGAGGACGCCCGCGTGTCCGACGCCGCCCGCGCCTACAAGGCGACCGTGATGCGCGAGGGCGGGCTGGAGTCGCCCCCGGAGCCCGAGCCCACGCCCCCGCCCGAGCCGGTGCCCGGCGTCGAGAAGCGCGTCGTGCCGCGGTCCGCGATCGCCCGGCAGATGGCGAACCCGTTCCTCGCACCGGACTTCGAGGCCGCCGCCGAGCGGTTGGCCAGGCCCCGTCGGCTGGCCGGCTGGGAGCTGCTGGAGCCGCTGTTCCGCTCCTTCGAGGACGCGAGCCCCGGCGCACCCGCGTGCATGGAGCTGCCCGAGCCGCGGCACGTGCCCGTGCCGCTCGGTCGCGAGCTGATGCCCCACCAGGCGAAGGTCGTCGCGGCCGCCGCCCGCGGCCACCGCACGTTCCTGCTGGCCGACGAGCCCGGGCTCGGCAAGACCGCGCAGGCGCTGCTCTCCGCCCAGGCGGCCGACGCGTTCCCGCTGCTCGTCGTCGTGCCGAACGTCGTGAAGACGAACTGGGCGCGCGAGGTCGGCCTGTGGACGCCGCTGCGCCGCGCGACGGTCGTGCACGGCGACGGCGACGAGGTCGACGCCTTCGCGGACGTCGTCATCGTCAACTACGACATCCTCGACCGGCACGTCGGCTGGCTGGGCGACCTCGGCTTCCGCGGGATGGTCGTCGACGAGGCGCACTTCATCAAGAACAAGACGTCCCAGCGCTCGCAGCACGTGCTCGCGCTCTCCGAGCGCATCCGCGAGCGCACCGCACGGCCGCTGCTCATGGCGCTGACCGGCACGCCGCTGATCAACGACATCGAGGACTTCCGCGCGATCTGGCAGTACCTCGGCTGGATCGACGACGAGAAGCCGCTCGGCCGGCTGATGACCGCCCTGGAGGACACGGGGCTGACCCCGGCCGACCGCGGCTTCTCCGCCGCGGCCCGGGCCGCCGTCATCGACATGGGCATCGTCCGCCGCCGCAAGGCCGACGTGGTGGCCGACATCCCCGCCCGCCGGGTCGCGGACCTGCCCGTCGAGCTCGACGGCGCGGCCGGTCGCTCGGTCCGCGCCGCGGAGGAGGCGCTGGCCCGCCGGCTCGTGTCCCGCTACCGGGCGGCGCTGGAGGCGCGGGACGGGGGCGGCGCCGTCGTGCACGGGGTGGACCGCGAGCTCGCCCGGCGCGTCGCGGCGGCCGAGCTCAAGGACTCGAGCTCGAAGACCGGCGGCGACAACGTGTTCACCATGGTGCGCCGCATCGGGCAGGCGAAGGCCGGGCTGGCCGCGGACTACGCCGCCCAGCTGGCGCGCAACGTCGGCAAGGTCGTGTTCTTCGCCAAGCACGTCGACGTCATGGACGCCGCCGAGCAGACGTTCGCCGACCGCGGCATCCGGTACGCCTCGATCCGCGGCGAGCAGACGACGCGCGTGCGGGAGAAGAACATCAAGGCCTTCGTCGAGGACCCCGAGGTGCAGGTCGTCGTCTGCTCCCTCACCGCCGCTGGCGTGGGCCTCAACCTCCAGGTCGCGTCCAACCTCGTGCTGGCCGAGCTGTCCTGGACCTACGCGGAGCAGACGCAGGCGATCGACCGCGTCCACCGCATCGGCCAGGCCGAGCCCGTCACCGCGTGGCGCGTCATCGCCGCCCAGACGATCGACGCGAGGATCGCCGAGCTCATCGACAGCAAGTCCGGGCTGGCCGCGCGGGCGCTCGACGGGGCCGCGGAGGAGGACGTCACGTCGTCCGCGGACGTGCAGGTCGACGCGCTGGTGGGGCTGCTGACGGACGCGCTGTCCGACGGCGTGGCCTGA
- a CDS encoding endo-1,4-beta-xylanase: protein MRWRATQRRDGAPGGADARRAPRRIGAAVALALAAVGVTAPAYAYVDDTFDVEIRVHGKGKVTGAGSYEAGETVELTATPGRHQVWGGWTSEELGWIGARVDSFTMPEGDVVLETTFRHEMASLKKAYRDYFDVGNIWSGLDTYAEGSPSSATIAKHYSVMTAENAMKPDQLLPNDNIDPVTGEFTFRWDEADAFVDQTLARGMDVHGHVLVWHGQSPPRINSGPTGGTREQARANMERYVREVLTHFQGRAVSWDVVNEAFVDGLAEFDPATQDWRDFLRGGPNGGFSNWYSAYANGADAAAGEHPSDFLYDAFVLARTYDPQTRLEYNDFNVFQSEGKAQAIIAMATDLNARYAAEHPEDPRPLVEAIGMQSHNYINQTPAFACSSLTRLPRLVNDAAEEWQPGACSDEASVERSIQLIIEAGFDVSISELDLQVWEAWNGQPEGDDRSQYRDLTDPSVKDRISRGEFDYWVGKISNRAELEAIQAQRFAEYFAVYKKYSTDIHRVTFWGLTDQRSWRSTHNPLIFNSDFSEKLGAAASADPERWLGLRRSIVDTSRLERTVAEAAALDLRGKVYTGRSVAAVKAALAKAQHVLRKDGRQADVSAATDRLVAAVAALERR, encoded by the coding sequence ATGAGATGGCGTGCCACACAGCGTCGTGACGGTGCACCAGGAGGGGCGGACGCCCGCAGGGCTCCGCGCAGGATCGGGGCGGCCGTCGCGCTCGCCCTCGCCGCGGTCGGCGTCACCGCCCCGGCGTACGCGTACGTCGACGACACCTTCGACGTCGAGATCCGCGTCCACGGCAAGGGCAAGGTCACCGGGGCCGGCAGCTACGAGGCCGGCGAGACGGTCGAGCTGACGGCGACGCCCGGCCGGCACCAGGTGTGGGGCGGGTGGACGTCCGAGGAGCTCGGCTGGATCGGCGCCCGGGTCGACTCGTTCACCATGCCGGAGGGCGACGTCGTCCTCGAGACCACGTTCCGCCACGAGATGGCCTCGCTGAAGAAGGCCTACCGGGACTACTTCGACGTCGGCAACATCTGGTCCGGTCTCGACACCTACGCGGAGGGCTCGCCCAGCTCGGCGACCATCGCCAAGCACTACAGCGTCATGACGGCCGAGAACGCCATGAAGCCGGACCAGCTGCTGCCGAACGACAACATCGACCCCGTCACCGGGGAGTTCACCTTCCGCTGGGACGAGGCCGACGCGTTCGTCGACCAGACGCTCGCGCGCGGCATGGACGTGCACGGGCACGTGCTGGTGTGGCACGGGCAGTCGCCGCCGCGGATCAACAGCGGGCCGACCGGCGGCACCCGCGAGCAGGCCCGGGCCAACATGGAGCGGTACGTCCGCGAGGTGCTGACGCACTTCCAGGGCCGCGCCGTCTCCTGGGACGTCGTCAACGAGGCGTTCGTCGACGGCCTCGCCGAGTTCGACCCCGCGACGCAGGACTGGCGCGACTTCCTGCGCGGCGGCCCGAACGGCGGGTTCTCGAACTGGTACAGCGCCTACGCGAACGGCGCCGACGCGGCCGCGGGCGAGCACCCGTCCGACTTCCTCTACGACGCGTTCGTCCTCGCCCGCACCTACGACCCGCAGACGCGGCTGGAGTACAACGACTTCAACGTCTTCCAGTCCGAGGGCAAGGCGCAGGCGATCATCGCGATGGCGACCGACCTCAACGCCCGCTACGCCGCCGAGCACCCGGAGGACCCGCGCCCGCTCGTCGAGGCGATCGGGATGCAGTCGCACAACTACATCAACCAGACGCCGGCGTTCGCCTGCTCGAGCCTCACGCGGCTGCCGCGCCTCGTGAACGACGCGGCGGAGGAGTGGCAGCCGGGCGCGTGCTCCGACGAGGCGTCGGTGGAGCGGTCCATCCAGCTGATCATCGAGGCGGGCTTCGACGTCAGCATCAGCGAGCTCGACCTGCAGGTGTGGGAGGCGTGGAACGGCCAGCCCGAGGGCGACGACCGGTCCCAGTACCGCGACCTGACCGACCCGTCGGTGAAGGACCGCATCTCCCGCGGCGAGTTCGACTACTGGGTCGGCAAGATCAGCAACCGCGCCGAGCTGGAGGCGATCCAGGCGCAGCGGTTCGCGGAGTACTTCGCCGTCTACAAGAAGTACTCGACGGACATCCACCGCGTCACGTTCTGGGGTCTGACGGACCAGCGCAGCTGGCGGTCCACCCACAACCCGCTGATCTTCAACAGCGACTTCTCCGAGAAGCTCGGTGCGGCCGCCAGCGCCGACCCCGAGCGCTGGCTCGGGCTGCGCCGGTCCATCGTCGACACCTCGCGGCTGGAGCGGACCGTCGCCGAGGCGGCCGCGCTCGACCTGCGGGGCAAGGTCTACACCGGCAGGAGCGTCGCGGCGGTGAAGGCGGCGCTGGCGAAGGCGCAGCACGTCCTGCGCAAGGACGGCCGGCAGGCGGACGTCAGCGCGGCGACCGACCGTCTCGTCGCCGCGGTGGCGGCGCTCGAGCGGAGGTGA
- a CDS encoding aldo/keto reductase has translation MQYRTLGCSGTVVSTQTLGTMTFGAEADEETSHAILTRFVEAGGTLVDTADVYSAGVSEEIIGRWLAQHPTEARQVVLATKGRFPMGEGPNDLGLSRRHLRDALDASLRRLGVEHVDLYQVHAWDALTPVEETLRFLDDAVTAGKISSYGFSNYLGWQLTKAVHVARAHGWAPPVTLQPQYNLLVRDIEHEVVPAALDAGLGLLPWSPLAGGWLTGKYQRDVDPTGATRLGENPQRGMEAWAARNADERTWQVVDAVREVADAQGASMSQVALAWLAQQPAVTSVILGARTVDQLDDNLGAADLVLEPEAVARLSEASAPRVDDYPYGAAGVQQRHRSITGGR, from the coding sequence ATGCAGTACCGCACGCTCGGCTGCAGCGGCACCGTCGTCTCCACGCAGACGCTCGGCACCATGACGTTCGGCGCGGAGGCGGACGAGGAGACGTCGCACGCGATCCTCACGCGGTTCGTCGAGGCGGGCGGCACCCTCGTCGACACCGCCGACGTGTACAGCGCCGGCGTCTCGGAGGAGATCATCGGCCGCTGGCTGGCGCAGCACCCGACGGAGGCGCGTCAGGTCGTCCTCGCGACCAAGGGCCGGTTCCCGATGGGGGAGGGGCCCAACGACCTGGGCCTCTCGCGCCGCCACCTGCGCGACGCGCTCGACGCGTCCCTGCGCCGCCTCGGCGTCGAGCACGTCGACCTCTACCAGGTGCACGCCTGGGACGCCCTCACCCCGGTCGAGGAGACTCTGCGCTTCCTCGACGACGCCGTCACCGCCGGCAAGATCTCCTCCTACGGCTTCTCCAACTACCTCGGCTGGCAGCTCACGAAGGCGGTCCACGTCGCCCGCGCCCACGGCTGGGCGCCGCCGGTGACGCTGCAGCCGCAGTACAACCTCCTCGTCCGCGACATCGAGCACGAGGTCGTCCCCGCGGCGCTCGACGCCGGCCTGGGCCTGCTGCCGTGGTCGCCGCTCGCCGGCGGCTGGCTCACCGGCAAGTACCAGCGCGACGTCGACCCCACGGGCGCGACGCGCCTCGGCGAGAACCCCCAGCGCGGGATGGAGGCGTGGGCCGCCCGCAACGCCGACGAGCGGACGTGGCAGGTGGTCGACGCCGTCCGCGAGGTCGCCGACGCGCAGGGCGCGTCGATGTCGCAGGTGGCGCTCGCGTGGCTGGCGCAGCAGCCGGCGGTGACGTCGGTGATCCTCGGCGCCCGGACCGTCGACCAGCTCGACGACAACCTCGGCGCGGCGGACCTCGTCCTCGAGCCCGAGGCGGTCGCGCGGCTCAGCGAGGCCAGCGCGCCCCGGGTCGACGACTACCCGTACGGCGCGGCGGGCGTGCAGCAGCGGCACCGGTCGATCACGGGCGGCCGGTAA
- a CDS encoding NAD-dependent epimerase/dehydratase family protein: MRVLVTGASGLLGRAVAARVLAAGHEVRTFQRRPSAVPGVEDVRGSVTSADDVARAVAGVDGVVHLAAKVSLAGDPADFERVNVHGTERLLGAAARAGATRFVQVSSPSVAHSGRSIVGDDARPADPERARGDYARTKARAELAALAADGDRMRVVAVRPHLVWGPGDTQLVARIVARARAGRLPLLDGGRALIDTTYVDNAAAAIAAALERADDDAVHGNAYVVTNGEPRPVAEMLAGICAAAGAPAPRWSVPAGLARAAGGAVEAVWRVRPGQDEPPMTRFLAEQLSTAHWFDQRRTRADLRWRPEVTIDEGLARLRAAAAGGR; encoded by the coding sequence GTGAGAGTCCTGGTGACGGGCGCGAGCGGGCTCCTCGGCCGCGCGGTCGCCGCGCGCGTGCTGGCCGCGGGCCACGAGGTGCGCACGTTCCAGCGTCGCCCGAGCGCCGTGCCGGGCGTCGAGGACGTGCGCGGCTCGGTGACGTCGGCGGACGACGTCGCGCGGGCGGTCGCCGGCGTCGACGGCGTCGTCCACCTCGCCGCCAAGGTCTCCCTCGCAGGTGACCCGGCCGACTTCGAGCGCGTCAACGTGCACGGGACCGAGCGGCTCCTCGGTGCCGCCGCCCGTGCGGGTGCCACCCGTTTCGTGCAGGTGTCCTCGCCGTCCGTCGCGCACAGCGGCCGCTCGATCGTCGGCGACGACGCCCGGCCGGCGGACCCCGAGCGCGCCCGCGGCGACTACGCCCGGACGAAGGCGCGCGCGGAGCTCGCGGCCCTCGCGGCGGACGGCGACCGCATGCGCGTCGTCGCCGTGCGCCCGCACCTGGTCTGGGGTCCGGGCGACACCCAGCTGGTCGCCCGCATCGTCGCGCGGGCCCGGGCGGGCCGCCTGCCGCTGCTCGACGGCGGCCGCGCGCTCATCGACACCACCTACGTCGACAACGCGGCCGCCGCGATCGCCGCGGCGCTCGAGCGGGCCGACGACGACGCGGTGCACGGCAACGCCTACGTCGTGACCAACGGCGAGCCGCGCCCGGTGGCCGAGATGCTCGCGGGGATCTGCGCCGCCGCCGGGGCGCCGGCCCCGCGCTGGAGCGTCCCCGCCGGGCTGGCGCGCGCCGCAGGCGGCGCGGTCGAGGCGGTGTGGCGGGTGCGTCCGGGGCAGGACGAGCCGCCGATGACGCGGTTCCTCGCCGAGCAGCTCTCGACCGCCCACTGGTTCGACCAGCGGCGCACGCGCGCCGACCTGCGGTGGCGCCCCGAGGTGACGATCGACGAGGGCCTCGCGCGGCTGCGCGCGGCGGCGGCAGGCGGCCGCTGA
- a CDS encoding 3-oxoacyl-ACP synthase III: MGVRGNATSVHRNAALLSLATTVAERVTTSADIDRRLAPVLDRLRLPTGLLQRVAGVHERRNWAEGQSFDAAAVAAGEKALAEAGVNPGDVGMLINTSVTRKHLEPSVAVRLHHGMGLPPSAVNFDLANACLGFVNGMTLAAQLIDAGQIRYAVVVDGEDADEIQDITIDRLNQPGVTRRDFMREFPSLTLGSGAVAAVIGPADAHPEGHRILGGVTRAATQFNELCVGSVNGMFTDAKALLKGGLDLVMAAWKEARKDWSWASMDRYVLHQVSDVHTDAIVKAAGLDRSRVPLTYPRYGNVGPASIPMTLAEEARHLAPGDRVLLMGVGSGINTAMTEIAW; this comes from the coding sequence GTGGGTGTGAGGGGCAACGCGACGTCGGTCCACCGCAACGCGGCACTGCTGTCCTTGGCGACGACGGTGGCGGAGCGCGTGACGACGTCGGCGGACATCGACCGTCGCCTCGCGCCCGTGCTGGACCGCCTGCGGCTGCCCACCGGCCTGCTCCAGCGGGTCGCCGGTGTGCACGAGCGCCGCAACTGGGCCGAGGGCCAGAGCTTCGACGCCGCCGCGGTGGCGGCGGGCGAGAAGGCCCTCGCAGAGGCGGGCGTCAACCCGGGCGACGTCGGGATGCTCATCAACACCTCGGTCACCCGTAAGCACCTCGAGCCCTCGGTGGCGGTGCGTCTGCACCACGGCATGGGCCTGCCGCCGTCGGCCGTCAACTTCGACCTCGCGAACGCGTGCCTCGGCTTCGTCAACGGGATGACGCTCGCGGCGCAGCTCATCGACGCGGGGCAGATCCGCTACGCCGTCGTCGTCGACGGCGAGGACGCCGACGAGATCCAGGACATCACGATCGACCGGCTCAACCAGCCCGGGGTGACGCGCCGGGACTTCATGCGCGAGTTTCCGAGCCTGACCCTCGGCTCCGGCGCTGTCGCCGCGGTGATCGGGCCGGCCGACGCCCACCCCGAGGGCCACCGGATCCTGGGCGGGGTGACGCGCGCGGCGACGCAGTTCAACGAGCTGTGCGTGGGCAGCGTGAACGGGATGTTCACCGACGCCAAGGCACTGCTCAAGGGCGGGCTCGACCTCGTCATGGCCGCGTGGAAGGAGGCGAGGAAGGACTGGAGCTGGGCGTCGATGGACCGCTACGTCCTCCACCAGGTCTCCGACGTCCACACGGACGCGATCGTGAAGGCCGCGGGCCTCGACCGCAGCCGTGTGCCGCTCACCTACCCGCGGTACGGCAACGTGGGTCCTGCCTCGATCCCCATGACCCTCGCGGAGGAGGCGCGGCACCTCGCGCCCGGCGACCGCGTGCTGCTCATGGGTGTGGGCTCCGGCATCAACACGGCGATGACGGAGATCGCCTGGTGA
- a CDS encoding IS3 family transposase (programmed frameshift): protein MPRPYPKEFRDDVVAVARRGDAPIKQVAADFGIAESCLRNWLRDADVEGGNRPGVPRTESAELREANRRIRLLEQENEVLRRAAAYLSQAHLPKRLYPLVSELAADGIPVAVTCRVLKLSRQPYYRWLAAPVGAREFDEAHLANALFDAHRDDPEFGYRLLADEAARAGHQACDRRVWRICAENRWWSAFGKRRVRGGKKAGPPAHHDLVLRQFRADAPNRLWLWDITEHPTAEGKVYLCAIKDVFSNRIVGYSISDRMTSRIAVNALVSAVQRRQDVTGCVVHSDRGSQFRSRKVARVLALHDLVGSMGQVASAGDNAAMESFFSLLQNNVLNRRRWATREDLRIAIVTWIERTYHRRRRQARLGRLTPIEFETIMTTQVALAA, encoded by the exons GTGCCCAGGCCCTATCCCAAGGAGTTCCGCGACGACGTCGTGGCCGTGGCTCGCCGCGGGGACGCTCCGATCAAGCAGGTCGCAGCCGACTTCGGGATCGCCGAGTCGTGCCTGCGCAACTGGCTGCGTGACGCCGACGTCGAGGGCGGCAACCGTCCGGGCGTGCCCCGCACCGAGTCTGCCGAGCTGCGTGAGGCGAACCGAAGGATCCGGCTGCTCGAGCAGGAGAACGAGGTCTTGCGTCGCGCGGCGGCGTACTTGTCGCAGGCGCACCTGCCG AAAAGGCTCTACCCGCTCGTGAGCGAGCTCGCCGCCGACGGCATCCCCGTCGCGGTGACGTGCCGGGTCCTCAAGCTCTCCAGACAGCCCTACTACCGCTGGCTCGCGGCACCGGTCGGTGCCCGCGAGTTCGACGAGGCGCACCTGGCCAATGCGTTGTTCGACGCTCACCGGGATGACCCGGAGTTCGGCTACCGGCTCCTGGCCGACGAGGCCGCCCGCGCGGGGCATCAGGCGTGTGACCGGCGTGTGTGGCGAATCTGCGCCGAGAACCGCTGGTGGTCGGCGTTCGGCAAGAGACGGGTCAGGGGTGGCAAGAAGGCTGGTCCGCCGGCCCACCACGACCTCGTGCTGCGCCAGTTCCGGGCCGACGCGCCGAACCGGTTGTGGCTGTGGGACATCACCGAACACCCCACGGCCGAGGGCAAGGTCTACCTCTGCGCGATCAAAGACGTGTTCTCCAACCGAATCGTCGGCTATTCGATCAGCGACCGCATGACCTCACGCATCGCGGTGAACGCTCTGGTCAGCGCCGTGCAGCGACGCCAGGACGTGACCGGCTGCGTGGTCCACAGCGACCGCGGCAGTCAGTTCCGCAGCCGGAAAGTCGCCCGAGTCCTGGCGCTCCACGACCTCGTCGGGTCGATGGGGCAAGTCGCCTCCGCAGGCGACAACGCGGCCATGGAGTCGTTCTTCTCCTTGCTGCAGAACAACGTCCTGAACCGGCGACGCTGGGCCACCCGCGAGGACCTGCGAATCGCGATCGTGACCTGGATCGAGAGGACCTATCACCGCCGCCGACGCCAAGCCCGACTCGGCCGGCTGACACCCATCGAGTTCGAGACCATCATGACCACTCAGGTCGCACTCGCCGCCTGA